The following coding sequences are from one Salvia hispanica cultivar TCC Black 2014 chromosome 3, UniMelb_Shisp_WGS_1.0, whole genome shotgun sequence window:
- the LOC125214720 gene encoding DDT domain-containing protein PTM-like, which produces MEPAVAEPPKRRGRKRKNRDLESTEGRDGKRIMSTRSLRLVGRYVRKNFQGSGLFLGKIMSYDSGLYRVNYEDGDFEDLDSGEVKVILVEECDLNGEWSGKKEKLDELLPIKDVNGKVSKVEDAPEPENVNQAELSLPSDQRNDEAAEDIVAENHDDGNSNADADSSNDSCEDTQDQDNSLDMEEALVPPPELPQSSGHIGVPEEYVSHLLSVHSFLRSFSVPLFLYPFGLDDFVGALNCSVANTLLDSIHVAMLHVLKRHIERLSSEGSELALKCMRCLDWNLLDNLTWPVYLVHYLMVMNHKNDPDWNDFYVHSLERDYYTLSAGRKLIVLQILCDFILDAEELRAEMDMREESEVGIDMDTSTVVKPTGASRRHPRASGFKDREQDAYEMKSSLDRQSIQVGRSESSADDDANGDECRICGMDGLLLCCDGCPLSYHSRCVGLNKMHMPEGSWYCPECKMNATEPKILQGTTLRGGYNFGVDPYGQVFVATCDHLLVLKASVDSEICLRYYNRSDIPRALHALCSKAEHVAIYSEICMGIVQYWQLPEEIIPLNKMTEVGVQLTNEIGGGVCTAHVDNLLDNSVAKTTEVENTGSCISTTSAADMTVSSLTNCVHEPVQCVNSSDKVAKPIQLGNVDYAREQSSVIVNTSICDGPTSYSGLIGQPTDTNGLSQQSTSNATEVVAHSTRNQSNYYSGPSSCVSQEANISNSFLELNNRVDKLFYRNSCDGCSYMGSSFKPSGYINNYLHGDFAASAAANLAILSSEENHVPDRSSYNRRKVMSENVLLHVKAFASAYMQFFWPNSEKKLVEIPRERCTWCFYCKANVVSKRGCLLNAAASNANRGAIKVLAGVRSMKKDGRLPGVATYIMFMEESLGGLLIGPFRSDTFRKRWRKEVEQATDCIAIKVLLLELEENVHPIALSGDWIKLVDNGSTQSSTTQIAANAAGSTQKRRPGRRGRKPSAAVEVATDDCQDTSTDFTWWRGGTLSKLMFQRCVLPSSMVRKAARQGGSKKIPGINYVEGHETPKISRQLIWRSAVEMSRNMAQLALQVRCLDFHVRWNDLIRPEQNPPDGKGPDAEASAFRNAFICDKKSLGNEVRYCIDFGNQKHLPSRVLKSVVEVEKIPVDGKERYWFAESRIPLYLIKEYEEKTEKNNPLDMPKLQRRQWKASRENIFSYLARKQEIITRSNCSSCHQDVLYRDAVKCSSCQGFYHQHCTVSSTVQKNEEGEVLVTCKSCSDAQALAQVQNSYGSPTSPLLLQGQDMLNGVTASRSEKLVGYKRPSESVGVKDYSSEIKSINASANKKKSNNKNWGLIWRKGSGEDTGMDFRLRNIIMRGNPDMDTTNPVCRLCNLPYNADLMYICCEACKYWVHADAVELDESNVYRLAGFKCSRCRRIKNPVCPYKPLDDKVESKAPKVERYELDSNSPFLGHHMEEHPAYSAMPMMEEVGRVVADVPPVISPSSESTGMMNVDYGWNNSNVPRSGSNKLPVRRHVKQANDAYSPYPFEANVLNSSGKLPVRRHTKSETNSVNYSAVNPHQIETPSPFEPNAESSGVNSLSSEVNWDVSNGSFDDGITLDYDGLGFDDMDFEPQTYFSFHELLASDDGSRASGNAPSGDVMQNLESASTLPENEMLDISYDDYEDPIISIGTEMDIVPCNICSHTEPCPDLSCQLCGMWIHNHCSPWVERELSSWEENWRCGNCREWR; this is translated from the exons ATGGAGCCTGCGGTGGCTGAACCGCCAAAGCGGCGGGGGAGAAAACGGAAGAATCGTGATTTGGAAAGCACGGAGGGGCGTGATGGGAAGAGGATAATGTCAACGAGGTCATTAAGGCTCGTGGGAAGATATGTGCGGAAAAATTTTCAGGGAAGTGGGTTGTTTTTGGGGAAGATAATGTCTTACGACTCAGGTTTGTATCGGGTAAACTATGAGGACGGAGATTTTGAGGATTTGGATAGTGGTGAAGTGAAGGTGATTTTGGTGGAAGAATGTGATTTGAATGGTGAGTGGTCGgggaagaaagagaaattggATGAGTTACTGCCAATTAAAGATGTAAATGGTAAGGTTTCGAAAGTTGAGGATGCGCCAGAGCCAGAAAATGTGAATCAAGCTGAGTTGTCACTGCCAAGTGACCAGAGGAATGATGAAGCTGCTGAAGACATCGTAGCAGAGAACCATGATGATGGCAATAGCAATGCAGATGCTGATTCTTCAAATGATTCATGTGAGGATACTCAAGATCAAGACAATAGTTTAGACATGGAAGAGGCACTTGTTCCACCTCCAGAGTTGCCTCAGTCTTCTGGGCACATTGGTGTCCCGGAGGAGTATGTTTCTCACCTTCTCTCCGTACATAGTTTCTTACGCTCTTTTAGTGTTCCACTGTTTCTATACCCCTTTGGACTAGATGATTTTGTAGGAGCACTAAATTGCTCCGTCGCAAATACGTTGTTGGACTCCATTCATGTTGCTATGTTGCATGTTTTGAAGCGCCACATTGAGAGGCTCTCATCAGAAGGTTCAGAGCTGGCATTAAAATGCATGAG GTGTTTGGACTGGAACTTACTGGACAACTTAACTTGGCCAGTGTACTTGGTCCATTACCTAATGGTGATGAATCATAAAAATGACCCTGACTGGAATGATTTTTATGTCCATTCGCTGGAGAGAGATTATTACACTTTATCAGCTGGGAggaaattaattgttttgcagattttgtgtgattttattttggacGCTGAAGAACTGAGAGCAGAAATGGATATGCGTGAAGAATCAGAAGTAGGAATAGACATGGATACGAGTACAGTGGTCAAACCTACAGGTGCATCTAGAAGACATCCTAGAGCCTCTGGGTTCAAGGATAGAGAACAAGATGCATATGAGATGAAGTCTTCTCTTGATAGGCAATCTATTCAAGTAGGCAGATCAGAAAGTTCTGCTGATGATGATGCTAATGGTGATGAATGTCGCATCTGTGGCATGGATGGTTTGCTGCTTTGCTGTGATGGATGTCCATTGTCCTACCACTCAAGATGCGTGGGACTGAACAAGATGCATATGCCTGAAGGTTCATGGTATTGCCCTGAGTGTAAAATGAATGCAACTGAACCGAAAATTTTGCAAGGAACAACCTTACGAGGAGGATATAATTTTGGCGTCGATCCATACGGACAAGTATTTGTTGCTACATGTGACCATCTACTTGT ATTGAAGGCCTCAGTTGACTCTGAAATTTGTCTGAGATACTACAATAGAAGTGACATTCCTAGGGCTCTCCACGCCCTTTGCTCAAAAGCAGAGCATGTTGCCATATATTCAGAAATATGTATGGGAATCGTGCAGTATTGGCAACTGCCTGAGGAAATTATACCTCTCAATAAGATGACTGAAGTCGGTGTGCaattaacaaatgaaattggaGGTGGTGTATGTACCGCTCATGTGGATAATCTGTTGGACAATTCAGTTGCAAAGACAACTGAGGTTGAGAACACTGGAAGTTGTATCAGTACTACCAGTGCAGCAGATATGACTGTCTCAAGTCTTACGAACTGTGTTCATGAACCTGTTCAATGTGTGAACTCTTCGGATAAGGTGGCCAAACCTATTCAGTTGGGTAACGTTGATTATGCTAGAGAGCAATCTAGTGTTATTGTGAACACCAGCATATGCGATGGACCCACTTCTTACAGTGGTTTAATTGGCCAGCCTACTGATACCAATGGTTTGAGTCAACAAAGCACTTCAAATGCGACAGAAGTTGTTGCCCACTCAACAAGAAACCAGAGCAATTATTACAGTGGTCCAAGCAGCTGTGTTTCTCAAGAAGCCAACATTTCCAATTCGTTCCTGGAACTTAACAATCGGGTGGACAAGCTGTTCTATCGAAATTCATGTGATGGTTGCTCATACATGGGGTCTTCCTTCAAACCATCTggttatataaataattatttgcatGGAGATTTCGCTGCTTCTGCAGCTGCTAATTTGGCCATTCTTTCGTCTGAAGAGAATCATGTCCCTGATCGATCTTCATATAACCGCCGGAAAGTTATGTCTGAAAATGTTTTACTTCATGTAAAAGCATTCGCTTCAGCATATATGCAATTTTTCTGGCCAAATTCCGAGAAGAAGCTTGTTGAGATCCCAAGGGAGAGATGTACCTGGTGCTTTTATTGTAAAGCTAATGTTGTAAGCAAGAGAGGATGCTTATTAAATGCAGCTGCTTCAAATGCCAACAGAGGGGCTATAAAGGTACTTGCTGGTGTTCGCTCTATGAAGAAGGATGGGAGGCTTCCTGGCGTTGCAacatatattatgtttatggaGGAGAGCTTAGGTGGTCTACTTATTGGTCCCTTCCGTAGTGACACTTTCAGGAAAAGATGGCGTAAAGAAGTTGAACAAGCCACTGATTGCATTGCAATAAAAGTACTTTTGCTTGAA CTTGAGGAGAATGTGCACCCCATTGCCCTCTCTGGAGATTGGATAAAGCTTGTTGATAATGGGTCAACTCAATCTTCTACCACTCAGATTGCAGCAAATGCTGCTGGATCGACCCAGAAGCGTAGACCAGGAAGGCGTGGCCGGAAACCTTCTGCTGCAGTGGAAGTTGCAACCGATGATTGCCAGGATACATCAACTGACTTCACCTGGTGGAGAGGAGGTACACTGTCAAAGCTTATGTTCCAAAGATGTGTTCTGCCTTCGTCAATGGTTAGAAAAGCAGCCCGTCAAG GTGGTTCAAAAAAGATACCTGGAATAAATTATGTTGAAGGACATGAAACTCCAAAAATTAGCAGGCAGCTTATATGGAGGTCAGCAGTTGAAATGAGTAGGAACATGGCACAATTGGCTCTCCAG GTTCGGTGCCTTGACTTTCATGTAAGGTGGAATGATCTAATACGTCCAGAGCAGAACCCTCCTGATGGAAAAGGTCCTGATGCAGAGGCTTCTGCTTTTAGAAATGCTTTTATTTGTGATAAGAAGTCTTTGGGAAATGAAGTCAGGTACTGCATTGATTTTGGTAATCAAAAGCACCTACCTTCTCGTGTCTTGAAAAGTGTAGTAGAGGTAGAGAAAATTCCTGTGGATGGAAAGGAAAGATACTGGTTTGCTGAGTCACGGATCCCCTTATATCTGATTAaagaatatgaagaaaaaacagagaaaaacAACCCTTTAGACATGCCCAAGCTGCAGAGGAGACAGTGGAAGGCTTCTCGGGAAAATATATTCTCCTATCTTGCACGGAAACAGGAAATCATTACCAGGAGTAATTGTTCTTCATGTCATCAAGATGTCTTGTATAG GGATGCTGTCAAGTGCAGTTCATGCCAAG GTTTCTATCATCAACATTGTACAGTCAGTTCAACAGTTCAAAAGAATGAGGAAGGTGAGGTTTTGGTCACCTGCAAGTCCTGCTCTGATGCTCAGGCTCTCGCTCAAGTTCAAAATAGCTATGGGTCCCCTACGAGCCCTTTGCTACTTCAAGGTCAAGACATGCTAAATGGGGTGACTGCTAGCAGAAGTGAAAAATTAGTAGGTTATAAACGTCCATCAGAATCTGTTGGGGTGAAGGATTATTCTTCTGagataaaatcaattaatgcTTCTGcaaataagaagaaaagtaACAACAAAAATTGGGGTCTTATTTGGAGGAAGGGCAGTGGTGAAGACACTGGCATGGATTTCAGATTGAGAAACATTATTATGAGGGGCAATCCAGATATGGATACGACAAATCCTGTTTGCCGTCTTTGCAATCTACCATATAATGCTGACCTTATGTACATTTGTTGCGAAGCGTGCAAAT ATTGGGTGCATGCTGATGCTGTGGAATTGGATGAGTCGAATGTCTATCGCTTGGCAGGGTTCAAATGTAGCCGGTGCCGTAGGATAAAAAATCCTGTGTGTCCTTATAAGCCACTAGATGATAAAGTAGAGAGCAAGGCTCCAAAGGTGGAGAGATATGAGCTGGACTCTAATTCTCCGTTTCTTGGACATCACATGGAAGAGCACCCTGCTTACTCTGCAATGCCAATGATGGAAGAAGTTGGTCGTGTAGTAGCAGATGTTCCTCCTGTCATTTCTCCTTCTTCCGAAAGCACTGGCATGATGAACGTTGATTATGGATGGAATAACTCAAACGTACCTCGTTCTGGTTCCAACAAGCTACCAGTAAGGAGACATGTGAAACAGGCGAATGATGCGTACTCTCCTTATCCTTTTGAAGCAAATGTCTTGAATTCTTCTGGAAAATTGCCAGTCAGGCGTCATACAAAGAGCGAAACCAACTCAGTTAACTATTCAGCAGTCAATCCCCATCAAATTGAAACTCCCAGCCCTTTCGAACCCAATGCCGAGAGCTCAGGGGTGAATTCGTTATCCTCTGAGGTCAATTGGGATGTTTCTAATGGGAGCTTTGATGATGGTATAACATTGGACTACGATGGTCTTGGTTTCGATGATATGGACTTTGAACCTCAGACATATTTCTCCTTCCATGAATTGCTTGCATCTGATGATGGTAGCCGCGCAAGTGGCAATGCACCTTCAGGAGACGTCATGCAAAATCTGGAGAGTGCCTCCACGCTTCCAGAAAACGAAATGCTTGATATATCTTATGATGACTACGAGGATCCCATCATATCAATAGGAACAGAGATGGATATTGTGCCTTGCAACATTTGCTCGCACACAGAACCGTGCCCAGACCTCTCATGCCAATTATGTGGTATGTGGATACACAACCACTGCTCACCCTGGGTCGAACGTGAACTCTCCTCATGGGAGGAGAATTGGAGGTGTGGCAACTGTCGTGAATGGAGGTAG